Sequence from the Corallococcus sp. EGB genome:
GACCGTGGTGGAGAAGGTGGGCCGCAAGCTCTTCTCCCGGGGCGTGTGGGCGCCGGAGGCCCACATCGTCCAGGCCCGCGCCGCCCTGGACGCGGAGCGCGCCACCCCCGCCTACGCCAGGAAGCTGGCCCAGGGCCGCGAGCGCCGCGCCAGGGAGCAGGCCGACTACGAGGTCGACTTCGCCAACGCCGTCCTGCGCTTCCTCGCCTTCAGCCCCGCGTGGCTCCCCCACGCCAAGCGCCTGGCCGTGCTCGTCGCCGGCCACGCCACCCCCGTGGGCAGTGGCACTGTCGCCCGCACGGAGCGCATCCCCATTGAGCGGCGCGCGGAGGCCGCCGTCATCGCCTGGATGCGCCACCAGACCACCAGCTATGACGACATGCGCATCCAGCGCGTGAAGGGCGCCCGCCGCGAGGTGCGCCGCGAGCTGGCGGAAATCTCCCGCGCCGTCCTGGACCTGCACCGCCGGGACGCCCCCCACGCCCCGCCCGCGTGTCCGCTCTGCTCCGCCCTCCTGCGCCCTCCGCCGACACGCCCCTCGGATTCCTGACCCGGCGTTCAGCAACGAATGGTTTATTTCTGACCGGCGGGTTAGGAATGCGCCGCCATGCCCCGCCCCGCAGACCCGAAAGCCCGCAGCGCGCTCGTCACCTCCG
This genomic interval carries:
- a CDS encoding DUF2293 domain-containing protein encodes the protein MTDSLTVGPTADPRRVKAPDGRLLTVPAGWALLPPGDAGLTRRVKAAGPTWTVVEKVGRKLFSRGVWAPEAHIVQARAALDAERATPAYARKLAQGRERRAREQADYEVDFANAVLRFLAFSPAWLPHAKRLAVLVAGHATPVGSGTVARTERIPIERRAEAAVIAWMRHQTTSYDDMRIQRVKGARREVRRELAEISRAVLDLHRRDAPHAPPACPLCSALLRPPPTRPSDS